Part of the Anaerolineae bacterium genome is shown below.
CGCTCGCCGCCGTTGGTCAATTTAGGATTGTGCTCGTTGGGATTGTCAGACAGGTCATCTAAAGAGGAGGCGGGCCGGCGGCGTTGGTAGCGAATCTGATCGTAACAGGTGTTGGTGACAATGCGCAGTAGCCAGCTTTTAAATGAGCCGCCCTGGTATTGTTTGATGGCCTTATAAGCTTTCAGAAAAGCATCCTGGCAGGCATCTGCCGCAGCCTCTTGATTGCCGATCACCCGGTAGGCCACGTTGTAGGCTGTGCCCTGGTAGGCCATCACCAATTTATTAAAGGCAGGCACGCTGCCCTGTTGCGCCTCTTTGATAATCTGAGCTTCGTCCATAAAAGGGAATGGTTGTTATGGCTTGGGTTTATCTAAATCTACCGGATGGCCTAGGCAATTTGACGGATATGACCGCTTGGTTTATACTTACCTCTGCTTTGAGCCGGAGTGGCGGAATTGGCAGACGCGCACGACTCAAACTCGTGTGGGCTAGTCCCTTGTGGGTTCGATTCCCACCTCCGGCATTATAGCATTTTTTATAGTAATATGCCAGGCCAAAACATTAGTTCACCCTCTGGTTATCCGTGAGGCCACTTCCCGCGTAGTGTTAAAATTGGGGAGCGGCCATTCATTTTGAATAGGGGTGTTTTATGAAAAGAAGCAGGAAAAAGCGCGGCGTAAAAATAGACCGCCGTTTGCTTATCCTCTTTGCCATCACGCCGGTTGGTTGCCTGTTGGCCATTTTTGTGGGGCTAATTATAACCTGGTATTTGTTTCCCACCCGTTTTGTTGACGCCCAAATTTCAGAATTGTCCGAGGACCAGGCCCAAGAAATTGTGGTTATGACCGCCGCCGATTTTGCCGAACATCAAGACGTAGAGCGAGCAAAAACCTTTTTGGCCGAATTACAAGTGCCCAATACGGCCCAATACGTTTCTTTGGTGGCCGAGCGCATGATCCGCACCAATCGCGGCCCGGTAGATGAAGAGATAAAAAATGTGGTCAATTTGGCCGAGGCCCTGGGGGTGAGCACCATTTCTATGATTGCCTATGTTTCCACGCCCACCGCCACCCCCACCGAAACGCCGCTGCCCACGTCCACGCCCACCAATACACCCGTGGTGCCAACTGCAACGCCAACCCTGGTGGTTCAGGCCGCCGCCGGCGCTTCGGCTGAGAACATCCCGCCTACGGAAGAGCCACCCCCCACCGAAACCGCCCTCCCTGAACCTGTGGCCACCCATACCCCGGCCCCCCCTACCGATACCCCTACCCCGGAACCCACCCCCACCCCCGCCGTTGACTTTGTCATCACCCAACAGAGATTGTTGAGCAAAGATGAAAATGGCGGCTGTTTGGGCATGCACAGCATTTTTGTAAACGTGGTTGACGCCGCCGGAAACCCGATTAAGGGGGTGGAACTGGGCGATGCCTGGAATGCTGTGCCCGGGGTTGTCACCGGCCACAAGGGCGATGACCAGCCCGGCCTGGCCGTGTACGACCTGTACAAAAATGGCTACATGATCTTTGTAAAAAATGACCCCACCGCCGGCCGTCCCGTTACCAGCGAACAAACCGAACTGCTCAGTTCAAACGATTGGGAAATCGGCATTCCGCGCCTCATTGAGGCCGGTTATTGCCCGGACGAGGCAACCTGCCGGGTTTTATGGAACAGCGGCGTGTACGGTGAAGGCAACAACTCGCTTTGTTGGGGGCATTATTCCTGGGAAGTAACCTTCCAGAGGACGTGGTAATGTATGAAAAATTCTAAGATTCTCCTCCTGATTATAGCCCTGGTGATACCCCTGTTTTGTGTGGTGGCGGTGGTCGCCGGTGCCCTGGGTTATAGCCTGATCTCAACCACTGCGGCCAATAGCTCTGCCCCGGAGATCAGCGGCCAAGAATTGGAAGCCCAAATGTTAGCCATTGCTGCTGAATATGCCAGCAGTAACAACCTGGAATTGGCCCAACAACAGCTTCACACCTTGGGCTTGCCCAACGCAGAACAATATCTCTCTTTTATGTTGGATCGTTACATTCAAGAAGGTCGCGGGGCCGACGATGCCGACGCCATGAACCTCTACCGGTTGGCCGATGCCCTGGGCGTAACTACGGTTTCAGTAGTGGCTGCTCTATCTAGCCCCACGCCCCTGCCCACGCCCACCCTTCCGCCCACGGCCACGCCCCTGCCTACCGACACGCCCTTGCCTACCGCAGCCCCCACCGAGATACCAACCGAAGCCCCCCCCACCGACACGCCCGTTCCCGCCGACACGCCTGAACCACCCACCCCCACCCCTGGCCCCCCCACCAATACCCCCGAACCGACCGCTACCCCGGAACCTACTCAACCGCCGGTTGATTTTATTATTGTTGAACAAAGAATGTTAAGCCGGGACGAAAATGGCGGCTGTATGGGCAGTCATAATATTTTTGTCACGATTCTGGATGTTAACGGTAACCCGCTGGATGGGG
Proteins encoded:
- a CDS encoding sigma-70 family RNA polymerase sigma factor translates to MDEAQIIKEAQQGSVPAFNKLVMAYQGTAYNVAYRVIGNQEAAADACQDAFLKAYKAIKQYQGGSFKSWLLRIVTNTCYDQIRYQRRRPASSLDDLSDNPNEHNPKLTNGGERPEERVLRGELGEMIQTGIAQLPEDQRVVLVLSDVQGFSYQEIADIIGQPLGTVKSRLNRGRRRLRDFLITQKELLPGQYRL